ATTCTCAGGCCCCGTGGTGATCACAAACTCCTGATCATCGTTAGGCTTTTCCACAGTCTTCTTCCTCTCCTTCTCCTTCTCCATATCAGCGGCTTTCTTCTCTTCGCCTCCTCAGCCTTTTTATCTTCCTTAGCTTTCCTCTTCTTCTCTTCCTCAACCTTCTTCCGACGCTCCTCAACCCTTCTCTTCTCTTCAGCAGCCTTCGCCTTATCCCCCTCAGCAACATTTTTCTCCTTGGCAGACTCAGCCCCAACAGTCTTGGAAGATTTAATGGTAATCTTTGGCCTCTTTGGCTCTGGCTCGGTAAACTTAACACCCTTCTCAGGGGTGGTCTTCTTGGTCTCTGCAGAAACCAAGTGGTTAAGAAAGGAAAGTAACAAAAGGAAGAGAAGGCAAGAATTTACCAGGAGAGAATTTATAGAGAGAACGCAAGTTGCTCGTTTTCCCAATCAAGGGAATCGCACCAGCTACCGACGCAGAAGCCACACCAGTTGTGGTCTCGCTTCTACTTCTTTTTCTACTGATCAGCTTTTCAGTAACCtcctcctcttcttcctcttcctcatGCGCAGCAGTAGAGGGAGTAGCACCAGCATCAGGGTTACGATAACCCGCTCTACCAGAGCTCTTTGAACCACCTGCTCCAGTCTTCTTCTCGGCTGCGCGCGACAAGCCTTCAAGTGAATCACTAATTATCACATAATCTTTTAAGTCACTCTgtcgaaggcgaagagtacctttacCAGCAGCACCAGCGGTTGCGCGACTACTCCCAGCCCCCTTACTGGTCACCTCAGGATTCAAGTTGCCTACCTTCTTCTTCCTCAAGGGTTTTTTCTTCTTATCTTCAGGGTCAATgcccaggtcgcgcaacacacctgcaaagatgttagaccaCGGACTTAGCTCTCCGTTCGAAGACcctacagactcctcgctggaaagatagacaacctctttcccagcagaagtcacagagcgcaaaggaCGAGGTTTAGGTATTTGCGCACCTTCGGTTGCAGTAGGCGGCGAGGCAAATGCATCAGCAACCGGGTACATGAAATTACCCCTAATCTGGTGGTACCAATACTCCTCCCCAGCCTGGAGGGGGCGCACACTCATAGAACCACCAAAGGTGGGGAATGCAGCTTGAAACAGTTGCGCCTCTACACAACAAAGTACGTAAATAAACAAGAGTTACGAAACAAGAAGTCAAAAAGGGCTAAGTAAATTAATAACCTCTATCGTTGAACATCAGAACCGGAACGTCTTTACTATCAGCTGGCCATTGGTCACTCATGCGCGCCGCCACCAAGACATTTTCTCCAAACACCCGGTTTGGAGTAGAAGTAAGCTTCTTGTACCAAGCGTCATTCTTGGGGATCGCCAAATCCTCCTTCAAAATTGGTTCTGACCACGCGCGAAAAGTCATGGCGATCGGTATCACCTCCTCACGAATATAAAAGAACTTCGGTTTCCAGTCATGAAAACTCTTGGGGGGTTCAGAAGTATCTTTTTTGCAGCACCCCGACTGGCAAACGAATAGAAGCCCATGTTTTTTATTAGCTGATAGAATACCCTAAACTTATCAACCGTCGGCTCAATACCATGTGACCAACACAAGAACTCAAAGTGACGAACCCGGACCATCCCGGGAGGGCTCATCTGCGATATATGAAACCCATAGAACTGCAGAATATGGGCCATAAAACTCGTCGCCGGTAGCCGGAAATTACCTTGATGAAAGAAATCTTCGAACAACGTGATATACCCCGGTGGTGCATCAGCAGCCATCTGGTTTTGGCCAGGGTACTTAGCGTCCCATTCCGGTGGAAACCGGAAACTCCTCGTGATCTGCTCAAAAAGACCTGGATCCCACCGGAGAAGGGGAACAGGGCCTTCCTCCCCAGGAATATCCTCTTGATGTTCTTCAGCCATAGTAAATAAAGATTCAAGGCTTtcttgaaaaacttgaagatatGAAAAAAGATCTTGAAGATCTGCTACAAACTTTGAAGATTCGAAGAGAAAAAAGACACGAAACGAGAGAAAGATAGCAATATTAGAAGAGAAAAGTGATGACCTCTCACatctcttcggatatatatacccatcgcatttaatgcgatgggtaaacgtgtCGCGATCGCCGCGCACGTGACCAATCAGAAGATGACATGTAAGGAGGGAATCTcggagtgacggttaccacgcgcgcgtgggcctcactcgccTGACGGAAAGCCGAACCGTCAGGAAAACCTGACGACAGCCGTGTAACAGGTCAACTCAAACGTCACCATCAACGACGTTTCTCACCAACTTGTcagagttcaaatttcgaagtttttCCCGCCATAAATTAAAACTAGCTTCATGCAAAAGCTACTAAGGTCGCGCAGTGTAGCAATGCCTTAACAACCCTTCGCGCCTATTCATGAAAAGCAATAACCCACCTAGAACCAAGCCTGGCAGTCGCGCCGTTGTAACCAACAAAGCCTACACGCGCCACGTCCGCCAGAATCAAGGaagcattttcttcaacttttattttctaagtccagagctccaaccacttacctcgcgcatggtgcagcactggactgggggacttgaaggggtatggtcccaaaaacgcCGCGCAAACCTCCTCAAGGTTGCGCAAggaaccatactccttattcaatAAACTTCCTACCACGGGCCTTGCGCGAGTTACACCATCTCCTGCTCAACGACGCGCGAAGGTTAGCCGACGAGAAGCTCCGATAACAGCACTTAGCATACTGAAGGAGCACACAGTCACCCCAAACCCCGCGCAGGTCAGTTACGTGCTCAGCAAGAATCACACAAGGAAGCAGCGCAAAGCTGCTCCAGGtagtacacaaggtacaagtggcagagaaaaagagccaatgaacatccagcaggctctgttcaatcgtgcgccacgatcgtctaACGAGAAGTACTTAAGGActcctacgtggcaccaatcagaggatggagacatctgtcccacgatctccacttgtctgctgatggcagaaggacgacagggccgacaacaatgacacgtggctccaatcaaggcgcGCCAGCGCCGAAgagcttctagaagccactaaacggtcgactctagtgagacaaagagcatatccattATGTTGTCAAttaccggcccaaggcccatcagcccatatcctcttacacctctccggctataaatagagacctcactccacaggttaaacattttattccctctactctcactcgtAAACACTTAATTATCctcccaaagcagtcgcttattctcacgccggagcccggttaagagggaaacccccacattcccctcttgacgagtaacggtgttctgttttgcaggattaaacatcaagtcggagctcagatatttcattagaagattaaccactatggtagaagcataaaccaaactgattagttGCCTGATTAGTTCCGGGTTTCTTCAAAGGGTAAAATGGGAATGGAGAGTTACAAATATATTCTTGGGAAGATGCAACTGCATCTGACTTGACTTCTGACTTCCTTTTGATGTAACACATAATTCAaaatacatattaaaaaaaagaaaagaaaatagtTATGACAAATCCTCCCTAGTTTCTCGTGCATCTTTTTCTTATTAAAAAACACTACAATCTGTATATCACCCTAATATCCATTCATGAGATGATGGCTTTTTTTTAATTCATATGTAAGATTTTacagaaaaaaaatacaaaaaataatgTTACATTTTCTATATAAATTCAAAAAATGTAAACACCCAGTAAACAAGAAAATGCTTGTTTTTTTTACCATTTAAAGGATATCCACATACATAAAAGTGTAACACGTTTTCTTTTTTTCTCCTCCGACACAAAGTGTTATATTACATCACATTGTTACAAAAGTCGTCTTCCTACTACAAGATGTTACATGTTGGTACGTACACTACAATTTTTACATGATCAATTTTACGTCACATATGTAACACTTTTTTTTGTAACACAAAAAATGTAACACTTTGTTTCTGTAACatacactttatttttacaataatctggAAAAAAATTgacaacacactttatttttacaataatttAAAAACGTGTAACAATTCACTTTATTTTTTGTAACAGGGGCGTCTTCCTACTACAAGATGTTACATGTTGGTACGTACACTACAATTTTTACATGATCAAATTTACGTCACATATGTAACACTTTTTTTTGTAACACAAAAAATGAAACACTTTGTTTCTGTAACatacactttatttttacaataatctggAGAAAAATTgacaacacactttatttttacaataatctaaAAACGTGTAACAATTCACTTTATTTTTTGTAACGGGCATTATTTCTATAacacaaaaaaatataacatgcattttttctttgattgattgttacatttctaacacacacaaaaaaatataacaacacactttgtttctgtaacagtcactttatttttacaaataatctgaaaaaaaatgtaaaaacacactttatttttacaacaATCTAAAATAGTGTAACAATGCTCTTTATTTTCAGTAACAtacattatttatgtaacacggaaaaatgtaacatgcattatTTATTTGATTGTTACATTTCGTAACTAAAACACAAAGAATTGTTATGAGAATTGTTACATCGAAAATAAACTTCATTAACAATAATCCAACATAAGTAATGTAACTTGCAATGttacaaaatgtatataaaatatCTAACTTCATTAACAAGAATCCAATAACAACAGATTTTTTAGATTCAATCATCATAAACAGTAAACAAAGAAAGGTAACATCTATAATCCAATTACATAAGAAACCTTAAATTCAAATTGTTTCcatttttcagatctgaaaacaaattttacacaaaaattgATAAATCGGTAATAAAAAAACAACATAtacagaaataaaaattaaaaacattcatcttcttgaacaaaaaaataaaaaataaaaaaaaggtttgtagatctacaaaacacaaaaaaaaatatctacaaaacacaaaaaattgcaaatctaaaaaaaaaaactgaaaacaaaCATACTTAGATCTGGTAGATCTGGTAGCTCTTTCGGAGCATCTTCAACCGGAGCATCTGGAGCATCTTCAACCGTTATGTGAGCATCCATCTTTGGATCTGGATCATCTTTTGATTCGAAGCATCTTTTTTGGTTCGGGGCATCTTTTTGGTTCGGAGCATGTGGTGATGATCTTTTGATGTTCATATGTAGCCATGGAACCAAGCCACCATGTGATCCAAGTGTTAACCACAACCACCGTCACCTCCACCACTCGAACCGGCTTGAACTCCGCCATTTGAACCGAAACAACTGACCACCTCGACACCTTTTTGTTGATACAATCATGGTATTTGATTAAATGCTATTAGATCTAAAGAACAAAATTAAGGTGAAAAAGCATGAGTtttggtttatatatatatatatatatatagggtagggttctagagtgaacagcCTTTtaagagtgaactgtgtgaactgatCTGGACCCTTGATTTTCATCATCTTGAGATTTTAaatgagtggcatgatggtaaatAGTTGGTTAatttttactatttaattaaatAGAAAAGGGTATAATAGTCATTCCTTCTCTTTCATCTCTTCTAAACACATAATTCAATTCCCTCAAATCTCGCATATATCAGTTACCAAAAAAATCATTGTTCCAAATCATAAAAATCCTTACTCTCTCTCTAAGAGCAAGTCGACAACGATTCTGATGCAGATGAACATCATCCTTCTACCGTGTTTCTACTTCTGGTGCCAAATCAAGGTATATAATAATGCATATAGTGGTTTCTTCTTGCTCTGTTTTGTGTCTGATTGTATATCCTTCTACCGTGTTTCTACTTCTGGTGGGAAATTAAGGTATATAATAATGCATATAGTGGTTTCTTCTTGCTCTGTTTTGTGTCCAATTGTGTATAGATTTCATTGTTTTCCCCCTTTTCGTTTCACGTAAAATCTAGGGTTTGTAGTTCAtagtttgtttaaaaaaaacttaaattgtttaatatattgagcatggttgtaaaagtcccgactaggctccgagtactccccgagtactcgctacaaggtaggttgccgaggcacgagtactcttctcccaggccaattactccccgagtactcccgaatactCCGAGTAcctcccgagtactcccgaatccgactagggagcgcctagcgacttttgcaaccatgatatTGAAGTATAAGTTGCTGGATTTAAGTGTGATGTGGTCGTTTTTGTATGGGATTAATATTGGATTAAAACAATGTTCGGTTATAAATGTTATGCTTGAATCGATTAAATGATATACATGTACTATGTTCTTTACACAGGTCTCTTGACCCATATTTGTATAAAATTGTTTATGTACACCTGTGTACAACGTGATTAATAAGGCTGAGACTTTGTAAATCGTTTGGTGtctttgtttaatttttttgaaTATTAAGATGATTTAACAGAACAGTGGATTGTGCTCTGTTTTTTAAGGTATTTAAGGTTGGTTGTTTGGGTGAGTTGTTAAAGTCGTTGttgttacacatgtgtatatGATGTTAAGCTGATTTGAACTTAATATGTTCAGTTAGACTGCACTTTTTTTTAACCATATTGTTAGTTTTGTccggtgtacacatgtgtatatacaTTTTATCTCAACTAAGTACACCTGTGTATTCAAATGTGACATGTTGTTTATACTCTGTTTTTAGGCATTATACTCTGTTTTAGGGAAGGTTCATTATAGTCCGTTGTAGTGACATGTTGTTTATACTCTGTTTTAGCATTATATTCTGTTTTTAGGAAGTTTCATTATAGTCCGTTGTACACAGGTGTATCATTCCGTGATACATATGTGTATGATACtgttatacatatatgtatgtacACAGTGAAACATTTTCTAATGTAGTTGATATAGCTAATACTTTATTGAGCAGGTAATTTGTGTTCGAAACCGCATCTGGTGTTAGGCTGCATCATTTCCAAATGAAGGATTTGCAACCAATTAAGTGAATTAATGATGGAGTCATCAATTGCTTTGCATCAATGCTAAGACCACGCCGTACAAAGTGGTAATCGACATGTGAATACATATGGTTTTAGTCCTAAGTGGACATACTATAACTGATTATGACATGATCTTTGATTTCAGAAGGATGTTTTCACAAAGTATATGAAGTGGTTAATCATCCAAAGTATTGGCAGACTGAAAATGCAGTGCCACAAAGGTTAGATTTTGAGTGGAAGACGGTCGGCAACACGCTCGATTGCGGGTCTTTGTTATGCGTCATATGAAAAACTTGGTTTGGCGTAATAGTTGATAAATGGGATAGTGGCTTCCCACTTAAGCCGGGCACCAAGAAAGCAACCTTGACACGGTTACGGAAGAAATACGCGGTGAATTTGGTAACTTCAAGCGCTAACAAGCATCGTGACCGCATAAGCCGAAGCAAAAGAATATGGGAAGGCGTGCAATTTGGGTTAATTAGTACGTTTGATGGTCGTTGACAATAATACGTTTGATGGTagtttgtttgttatttttttgGGTTTGTTATGGAATGTTTGTTTGCTAGGTTTGATACACGTTATGGAACTGGCTTTTAGTtgataatataatatatttactCGTACCTACCCTATGTATGTATTCAGTTCGTAATTTTAGTACACATATGTAAAAAATGTACAATAAATGATTTACATATTAGCAGACTTAGTGCATAATGTAACAGAATTAGTACACCTGTGTAAAGTTTTTAAGGAAGCTAACTACAATTGTACAAAACTACAAATTAACAGGAGCTGGCATTTTTTGTACACATGTGTACGGTTATTGTGTATACTATGGACACATGTGCACTGGTGTGTATATACTACAGTACACATGTGTGCATTTATTTATATAATCGTTCACATGTGTACACTTCGAAGAAATAACCATACTAATTATGTATGCAGTAACAATAGCTGGTAGACTTTTCTGTTTTCAAGTTGAAATTATGGTGCTCCAACGTTGTTAACGTCTAAAATATAACATCAGCCATATTATCCTTACGTTTAGGAATATATATAACCCAACATGTatgggttttaaaagaaaataaacattgGAATTAAATAAATGAAGGTTTTTAAATGAATCTATATTTCGCTCACATTGTCTTCGCTTTCTAATTCTTCAGTTCCGGACTCCGTTTCTTCATCACATTCTTCTTCGGTCGATGAATCATCCAAAGTTGCGTAACCTTTTTTTAGCAAGACAATTCCTAGCTACCATTTTTGTCTGGACCATGATCTCTGGCAATCTGGGTTCACTACCACTGGGAAATATGTATCTGCTAGTGCAAAAAATTTTGCAATATAAGATTTAAGCACCAAACTTTCATTGAAAATACGTTAAGCCGTCTAGGCTTACACATGAGTTTGTTATGATAGTTGGTTCCGCAATATTAAAACAGATCACATTGAAAATGCTCAATGAGTTTCATGGTACATATAAAATCTAGTCATGTACCATTAATTTAAACAGCCAAAGGTGATTTAAGATCAAGATGTACTCTTTACCTCTTCAGGCAATGAATGGTCCATATTGAAATCTACACTTGTGGAAGCAGCAAGTTTCATGGTTAGAAACTGAAAACACGTTGCATTTATTAGCAGCTACTCTCTTTGTATAAAAAAATGGATCCCAAAAATAAAACCCTTTTACCTCAATATCCTTTTGTAGGCATTGAACATAAGTAATGATTTCATCAAGGATTGCAGCCTTCTTGGTGATTTTATTGCACCCTGGAATCAAATCTtgcattttcctttttatttCCCCTTTTGGCCTACCATATCACAAAATCAAATGATCATAAAGTTTATATACATGTAGGGGTGATTTCACCCTCTTTGACATGGATGCTTAGTGAAAAACAAAGATTTGGTAACTTACTCTTTCAGCTAAGCTATGGCTATCGGTTACTTGCCCGTGACGAGCCCTAACATGAATATAAACAGGTTTTGGATCCATCTTACGCTTCGAGTTTCCATTGGGAATGCTTCTCCTAGCTTTGGGTTATTCAACTGAGCCCGAATCGCAATCAACACTCTTCTTATGAGAGTCCACTTTTACAACAGCAAACTATATACCAAATGAAAGGAATACTACAAAAAGACCCAAAATGTGACCATGATCGTAAGTTTTTATAAAGAAACGATGTTTATGAATTATGAATAAATGCTCATGAGTTTGACCCGTTTGGTGTTTAATTCAGCTAAAGTCATCCATTTCAAGTTATTAATTTCATCAACAATGGAAGCTTACAAAAAATATCACCCCTGATGTCGTAAGAAAAGCATGATTAACTTCAATTCCTACAAAATTCATTCTTACTGCTTGATTAGAGACTTCAGTTCTTGCAAAAGATCGTGTTTAAGTGTACAACATGATTCTAGATAGATTGTGATTCATTTAGCATACATTCAACAAAAAAGGTCATACAAATTTCACACAATGTATAATcaaggcattttatcaaacatttgGTGTGCATACAAAGATGAACAAAAAAAATATCACCCTGATGTCGTAAGAAAAGAATGATTAACTTCAATTCATACAAAAATCATTCTTAATGCTTGATTAGAGACCTCAATTCTTGCAAAAGATGAACCATCCAGCAAATTGAGCACTGTAATTCAACCAACCAATTTCTAAACACCGAAAACATCAATTATCAATTTCTAAACGCTAGAGGATGTTGGTGGTGTTGGCGGATGGTGGTAATTTGGGTGGCAATCATAAATCGAGTAGAGAttgaagatcacaacaagaatTACCTAGTTGTGATAGTGGCTAATCTGATAGTGGCTCACGTCGGAAGAGAAAGTGTAAAGTTGGAacttggtggtgatggtggtggtggtggtcaaaGAAGAAGTAGTGGGCAGATGGAATTACCGGAGAGAAATATTCGAGCTTCTGATGAAAAATACGAACTTGATGAACTGGGTATGAAGTTTGATAAGAGTTGAATTTGAAATTTGGAGAATCTCTTGATAATATGGTTGTTTATTAGACAAAATAAAGATGAtaatcttaaaaaataaaaaaagatattTACGATTAGGATTTAAAAATGATTAGGTAACTGATTTGAATTATTAATATAATGATTTAAAGttaattttattatataattacaatcctacccttataATATTTAAACAAGATCAAAGGCTAGGATAAGTTCACACAGTTCACAAATGAGAGAGGTGTTCACAattgaacctaaccctatatatatatatatatatatatatatatatatatatatatgaaacggATTGTTGAGTCTTATGTAATTACATAAGTAGAATTGTGTTTATTTATTAGAACATGAAAAAAAATATACtataatttcatttcataatcaaTACAACATAGCAAGTATTTGTTGTGTATTAGTATGTATCTCCATCAATACGAACTTATAAATACAGTATGATGTTACATGACACGACCACACGTATGCGCTTTTCTTTCGTGCAACATCAAACATTCTTTTGGTTGTGGTTACCTTTTCTTTCATGAGCATCGAACCCATATTAACCACTTGCATACGTTCACATTGCCTTGTTTTCCTCACATATATCGTATTACTATAGTTCATCTGTATAGCTCGACTCCCACAATTCTTTTATGTTACCGCGTTCTTGATTTACCATTAAACAATGTTTGTTCAATCTAACCAAGTTACATTTCTTACGGCATGCACATTGTAAGCATTACTTTGAACATGCCGATGTTCACGCATTCTTAATTTAATGGCAAATTCAGAACACATACAGGTTCATGTATTAATATTACAATAACGAATGTAAAAAAATATAATGCAACATCGACAGCGCTTGGCCGTACTACATATTTTCCCAATATATAAAAAGGACCGAAAATAATCATTTTCCTAGAGTAACATATTTTGATTACTTTCCACCAACTCTAGTGGAGACGAAACACACTACTACCATCACCCAAAACCCACTCTACTATATGTATCAACACTAGCCTAGTATCAACGGTAGCCTTGACAAATATCGATGAGAGCCAAAGATAAAACGCGGCACATTATAATAATCAGACACGCAATGCCTTGCAAAATGGCACAATTACCAGATCTGTAACCACCTAGGTTTACTTGCTATAGGTGTCGTCATATATGCAAACCATAAGTTCTTTGAACAATGCAAGACTACAGTAAATAATGACGATTCTCTCATACTATATCACACAATGAGTTCGCATTACATCATCTAAATGTATGATCCCAAGTGTCACCAAATTGGCATTTTACCTCTTACAATAACATTTGAAGGTAAtttcaaaaaataataataataataagactTAAGAATCACCTGTTGTCATGGGACTTGATTCTGACGGCTTCTCGGTTGTTTCGGTTGTTTCCACATCCATTGTCATAACATCGCTGATGTCAGCATCCACCTCTGTCATAATTTCATCCCTGTCTGCTGACATTGCAACGGGTAGGGCTCCATTCTCCATTACAGTATCAGACAGCAGTtgcgggttcgggttcgggttcaaGTCCTCGTTTACTTTCTCGGATCCGTTTGGTGGTGTTGTAAGTGATGGTGGATTCGGATTAGTAGACATGGTCAAAGTTGATGTCACAGACAAATTCTGTAAAACATAGATTGCAGTGAATCATCACTGTTATTATATGGTAGGGTTTTCATGTTCCGAAAAAGTCGATAGACCTTACCTTTTCTAAAGCCAGAGCAAGCTTTGATAGATTTGGATACAAGCTCCGTGCATCCAGTATGATCTTTTATCGACAAACCAAAATCAAAAGCAACAGCAAATCAGATATTTAAATGCAAGACCTCACACCAAATAAAAAGGTTTAAGAAAAAAGACGAATCGCGTAACGATTAACAAATGATTGCAGTCACCTCAGATAGCCTTTGTAGGGTAAACGGTGGGCCATCAACAAAACTATGAAGAGCTGCAAAATATATCGACAGATTGAAAGCGTATAAATCAACAGCTGAGAGgcaattaacaaaaaaaatgaaaagctACATGATTGTGGAAGTACCATCATCCAACCTTTTCACCAACTCAGCATGCGTCTCTCCTAGCGATATTTTTTGTTCCTCGATTGTCATTTTTGCCTGTGGGTATTCAGAAAGAACCTACagcaaaaaataataaaaaagaaaataaaacttaCTACCACGACTAAAAAAAATATAGAGTATATACTAGTTTTCAAGAGTTGTTGACTGTGTGCGCTTGTTTGGTTTTATACTAGTTTGCAAGTCCATGTTGGACGACAGTAAAACATCATATAAAGTATTCCTAAGCTTGTAGG
This genomic stretch from Helianthus annuus cultivar XRQ/B chromosome 8, HanXRQr2.0-SUNRISE, whole genome shotgun sequence harbors:
- the LOC110921061 gene encoding serine/threonine-protein phosphatase 4 regulatory subunit 2 isoform X2; this translates as MPPAEVSPPQVTNTQVTEETALQEVTNTHEAAPSGESAPSPVTNIPAAETLDQSTLPSLEDIKTTETVEHSVVASDVTDNSHENLIASPENHQEIRQETAEEEEEEVRSVLKVIAATGEFWYDWEKLRSMLSLHLKQVLSEYPQAKMTIEEQKISLGETHAELVKRLDDALHSFVDGPPFTLQRLSEIILDARSLYPNLSKLALALEKNLSVTSTLTMSTNPNPPSLTTPPNGSEKVNEDLNPNPNPQLLSDTVMENGALPVAMSADRDEIMTEVDADISDVMTMDVETTETTEKPSESSPMTTGDS
- the LOC110921061 gene encoding uncharacterized protein LOC110921061 isoform X1, with translation MPPAEVSPPQVTNTQVTEETALQEVTNTHEAAPSGESAPSPVTNIPAAETLDQSTLPSLEDIKTTETVEHSVVASDVTDNSHENLIASPENHQSREIRQETAEEEEEEVRSVLKVIAATGEFWYDWEKLRSMLSLHLKQVLSEYPQAKMTIEEQKISLGETHAELVKRLDDALHSFVDGPPFTLQRLSEIILDARSLYPNLSKLALALEKNLSVTSTLTMSTNPNPPSLTTPPNGSEKVNEDLNPNPNPQLLSDTVMENGALPVAMSADRDEIMTEVDADISDVMTMDVETTETTEKPSESSPMTTGDS